One region of Priestia megaterium genomic DNA includes:
- a CDS encoding coiled-coil domain-containing protein: protein MKKKMLLLNTTVLLGLGGVLSTPAYASTIQDMESQKSQIQNQRQDVQSNIKAASDELTRLQAEQDQMKAQLERLTLAEEENNKKAQKTEADIKETSKQVDQLEKEIKLLQEKLEKRNDILKDRARSMQESGGNVEYLQVLLGSSSFGDFVDRALAVSTIVDADRGILKETKNMQDELKTKQADVKSKLASLEDMKAELDEMTVQLAAQKKQKDALAKELKDKEAKNEELKASLQSKDSSLANEQSTLEQNIKDQKAAEEAARKAAEQAAKEAAKKAAEQAQKAAAEPAEKADSPSPKAAPKASSNDVAPTSAPAPKASNVVTVGNRWIGNSAYVFGGGRSQSDINHGLFDCSSFVHWAYSQVGVNLGPLGSVSTETLKHAGTQVSSSQMQPGDLVFFDTYKKDGHVGIYVGGGKFIGAQSSTGVAIANMSSGYWKQKFNGRVVRI, encoded by the coding sequence TTGAAAAAGAAAATGCTTTTACTTAACACAACGGTTTTATTAGGCCTAGGAGGAGTTTTATCAACTCCAGCGTATGCCTCTACCATTCAGGATATGGAATCACAAAAATCTCAAATTCAAAATCAACGCCAAGATGTGCAATCTAACATCAAAGCAGCTTCTGATGAATTAACACGCCTTCAAGCAGAACAAGATCAAATGAAAGCACAGCTTGAGCGATTAACATTAGCAGAAGAAGAAAATAATAAAAAAGCCCAAAAAACAGAAGCGGATATTAAAGAAACGTCTAAACAAGTAGACCAGCTTGAAAAAGAAATTAAGCTGCTTCAAGAAAAACTTGAAAAGCGAAATGATATTTTAAAAGATCGTGCACGTTCCATGCAAGAAAGCGGCGGTAACGTAGAGTATTTACAAGTTTTACTCGGTTCTTCAAGTTTTGGTGATTTTGTAGACCGCGCGCTAGCTGTTTCGACTATTGTAGATGCAGACCGCGGTATTTTAAAAGAAACTAAAAATATGCAAGACGAACTAAAAACAAAACAAGCAGATGTTAAATCTAAGCTTGCCAGCTTAGAAGATATGAAGGCAGAACTGGATGAAATGACTGTCCAGCTAGCAGCTCAAAAGAAACAAAAAGATGCGTTGGCAAAAGAACTAAAAGATAAAGAAGCAAAAAATGAAGAACTAAAAGCTTCTCTACAATCAAAAGACAGCTCTCTTGCGAATGAACAGTCTACGCTTGAACAAAATATTAAAGATCAAAAAGCGGCGGAAGAAGCAGCAAGAAAAGCAGCTGAACAAGCAGCTAAAGAGGCAGCTAAGAAAGCAGCCGAACAAGCTCAAAAAGCAGCGGCGGAACCAGCTGAAAAAGCTGATTCGCCTTCTCCTAAAGCAGCACCAAAAGCAAGCAGCAATGATGTTGCACCTACAAGCGCTCCGGCTCCAAAAGCTAGCAATGTTGTAACGGTAGGAAACCGCTGGATTGGAAACTCTGCTTACGTATTTGGCGGAGGACGCAGCCAGTCTGATATTAACCACGGTTTATTTGACTGCTCGTCATTTGTACACTGGGCATATTCTCAAGTTGGTGTTAACCTTGGGCCTCTTGGATCTGTAAGTACAGAAACGTTAAAGCATGCTGGAACGCAAGTGTCTTCTAGTCAAATGCAGCCTGGAGATCTTGTTTTCTTCGATACATATAAAAAAGACGGACACGTTGGTATTTATGTAGGCGGCGGCAAGTTCATCGGTGCTCAAAGCTCAACAGGTGTTGCAATTGCAAACATGAGCAGCGGCTACTGGAAACAAAAATTCAACGGACGCGTAGTTCGTATTTAA
- the mug gene encoding G/U mismatch-specific DNA glycosylase: MNSIFDHIQPNLDILFVGFNPSIRSGETGHHFANPTNRFWTILHKAGLTDRKYHPEEDHSLLQLGYGLTNIVERPTKAADEITKEEYAEGREILKKKIATYTPKIVCFVGKGVYQQYSGRKQVKWGKQEESMVSGIMDFVAPSSSGLVRMKIDEVVAIYAELPNLLRTLK; encoded by the coding sequence ATGAACTCTATTTTTGATCATATACAGCCCAACTTAGATATTTTATTTGTCGGTTTTAACCCAAGCATCCGTTCCGGTGAAACGGGTCATCATTTTGCTAATCCAACCAATCGTTTCTGGACGATTCTTCATAAAGCAGGTTTAACAGATCGTAAATACCATCCCGAGGAAGATCACTCGCTGTTACAGCTAGGATACGGTTTAACAAATATTGTGGAGCGTCCTACAAAGGCAGCTGATGAGATTACAAAAGAAGAATATGCGGAAGGCAGAGAAATCCTAAAGAAAAAAATCGCTACATACACGCCTAAAATCGTTTGTTTTGTTGGAAAAGGTGTCTATCAGCAGTACAGCGGACGCAAGCAAGTAAAGTGGGGCAAACAAGAAGAATCGATGGTATCAGGAATAATGGATTTTGTTGCCCCGTCTTCAAGCGGGCTCGTTCGAATGAAAATAGATGAAGTAGTGGCTATTTACGCAGAACTTCCGAATCTGCTGCGTACATTAAAATAG